In one window of Azotobacter salinestris DNA:
- a CDS encoding N-acetylglutaminylglutamine amidotransferase — protein sequence MCGISGELRFDKRPADLAAVERITHHLTSRGPDAWGVHARGPIALGHRRLKIMDLAEASGQPMVDSDLGLDLVFNGAIYNYPELRDELQGLGYRFFSDGDTEVLLKGYHAWGEALLPRLNGMFAFAIWERDRQRLFLARDRLGIKPLYLARSGHRLRFASSLPALLAGGDIGAALDPVALDHYLSFHAVVPAPRTLLAEVEKLPPATWLRVDADGRREQRTWWQLDYGPRDEERGFGLVEWRDILLESLRAAVEIRQRAAVDVGVLLSGGVDSSLLVGLLREAGVENLSTFSIGFQDAGGERGDEFQYSDLIAHHYATRHHQLRIDEREIIEQLPAAFRAMSEPMVSHDCIAFYLLSREVARHCKVVQSGQGADELFAGYHWYPPLAGASDPYAAYRAAFFDRDHAEYLATVQPKWHGEDHAGAFVREHFAQPGAEDPVDKALRLDSTVMLVEDPVKRVDNMTMAWGLEARTPFLDYRLVELSARIPSRFKLPDGGKYVLKEAARQVIPAAVIDRPKGYFPVPGLKHLQGATLDWVRELLLDPSQDRGLFEPAAVDRLLSDPQGQLTPLRGSKLWQLAALNLWLSEQGL from the coding sequence ATGTGCGGCATATCTGGAGAACTGCGTTTCGACAAGCGTCCGGCCGATCTCGCGGCGGTCGAGCGGATCACCCATCATCTCACTTCCCGCGGACCCGACGCCTGGGGCGTGCACGCCCGTGGGCCTATCGCCCTGGGGCATCGCCGGCTGAAGATCATGGATCTGGCCGAGGCCTCGGGGCAGCCGATGGTCGACAGCGACCTCGGCCTCGACCTGGTGTTCAACGGCGCCATCTACAACTACCCGGAACTGCGCGACGAGCTGCAAGGCCTCGGCTACCGCTTCTTCTCCGACGGCGACACTGAAGTGCTGCTCAAGGGCTATCACGCCTGGGGCGAGGCGCTGCTGCCCAGGCTCAACGGCATGTTCGCCTTCGCCATCTGGGAGCGTGATCGCCAGCGGCTGTTCCTCGCCCGCGACCGGCTCGGCATCAAGCCGCTGTACCTGGCGCGCAGCGGCCATCGCCTGCGCTTCGCCTCGAGCCTGCCGGCCCTGCTGGCTGGCGGCGACATCGGCGCGGCGCTGGATCCGGTGGCACTCGACCACTACCTGAGCTTCCACGCCGTGGTACCGGCGCCGCGCACCCTGCTCGCCGAGGTGGAGAAGCTGCCGCCGGCAACCTGGCTGCGCGTCGATGCCGACGGCAGGCGCGAGCAGCGCACCTGGTGGCAGCTCGACTACGGTCCGCGGGACGAGGAGCGCGGCTTCGGGCTGGTGGAATGGCGCGACATCCTGCTCGAGAGCCTGCGTGCAGCGGTGGAGATCCGCCAGCGGGCGGCGGTGGACGTCGGCGTGCTGCTCTCCGGCGGGGTCGACTCGAGCCTGCTGGTCGGCCTCTTGCGCGAGGCCGGCGTGGAGAATCTCTCGACCTTCTCCATCGGCTTTCAGGACGCCGGCGGCGAGCGCGGCGACGAGTTCCAGTACTCGGACCTGATCGCCCACCACTATGCCACCCGCCATCATCAGCTGCGCATCGACGAGCGGGAGATCATCGAGCAGTTGCCGGCGGCCTTCCGCGCCATGAGCGAGCCGATGGTCAGCCACGACTGCATCGCCTTCTACCTGCTCTCGCGGGAGGTCGCCCGGCACTGCAAGGTGGTGCAGAGCGGCCAGGGTGCCGACGAGTTGTTCGCCGGCTACCACTGGTATCCGCCGCTGGCAGGCGCCAGCGATCCCTATGCCGCCTACCGGGCCGCCTTCTTCGACCGCGACCACGCCGAATACCTGGCCACCGTGCAGCCGAAGTGGCATGGCGAGGACCATGCCGGGGCCTTCGTGCGCGAGCACTTCGCCCAGCCCGGCGCCGAGGACCCGGTGGACAAGGCGTTGCGCCTGGACAGCACCGTGATGCTGGTCGAGGACCCGGTCAAGCGGGTCGACAACATGACCATGGCCTGGGGCCTGGAGGCGCGCACGCCGTTCCTGGACTACCGCCTGGTCGAGCTGTCGGCGCGCATCCCCTCGCGCTTCAAGCTGCCGGACGGCGGCAAGTACGTGCTCAAGGAAGCCGCCCGCCAGGTCATCCCGGCGGCGGTCATCGACCGGCCCAAGGGCTATTTTCCGGTGCCCGGTCTCAAGCATCTGCAGGGCGCGACCCTGGACTGGGTGCGCGAGCTCTTGCTCGATCCCAGCCAGGACCGCGGCCTGTTCGAGCCGGCCGCAGTCGACCGGCTGCTGAGCGACCCGCAGGGACAGCTGACGCCGCTGCGTGGCTCCAAGCTCTGGCAGCTGGCGGCCCTCAACCTCTGGCTCAGCGAACAAGGCCTATAA
- a CDS encoding MarR family winged helix-turn-helix transcriptional regulator — MNAEKVLYQSDISAFEVPLFQAMRRLQQAGEVHAKRVARYGGLTPMQLLILGVLADETRLTASALSRRVSLTAATLSGLLDRLEERGLLQRQRDEQDRRRQWLVLAEAGRTLLEEAPPLLPPEFRLRFAALPEWERHALTAALLRVAELCGGE, encoded by the coding sequence ATGAACGCAGAAAAAGTTTTATATCAAAGTGATATTTCAGCCTTCGAGGTGCCGCTGTTTCAGGCTATGAGACGCCTTCAGCAGGCTGGGGAAGTGCATGCCAAGCGGGTGGCGCGCTACGGCGGGCTGACCCCGATGCAACTGCTGATCCTTGGGGTGCTGGCCGACGAGACGCGGCTGACGGCGAGCGCCCTGAGCCGGCGGGTCAGCCTCACCGCGGCGACCCTGTCCGGCCTGCTCGACCGGCTGGAGGAGCGCGGCCTGCTGCAGCGCCAGCGCGACGAGCAGGACCGCCGCCGGCAGTGGCTGGTGCTCGCCGAGGCCGGCCGCACCCTGCTCGAGGAGGCGCCGCCGCTGCTGCCGCCGGAGTTCCGTCTGCGCTTTGCCGCGCTGCCGGAGTGGGAGCGGCATGCGCTGACGGCGGCGTTGTTGCGGGTGGCGGAGTTGTGTGGGGGGGAGTAG